The following proteins come from a genomic window of Heyndrickxia acidicola:
- the purD gene encoding phosphoribosylamine--glycine ligase, with protein sequence MKILVIGRGGREHAICRKLNESSRVTKVFCAPGNAGIGMDAELISITESDFPAMISFAKEEQIDLTIVGPEDPLTAGIVNAFEEEGLCIFGPTKEAAMIEGSKAFAKDLMKAYNIPTASYRVFNDLSAAKEYVEAYGVPIVIKADGLAAGKGVTVAFTLEEAIAALDDIMASGKFGDAAAEVVIEEFLEGEEFSLMAFVKGENVYPMVIAQDHKRAFDGDKGPNTGGMGAYSPVPQISDEAVASAVDTILKPAAKALKEEGKSFTGILYAGLILTNEGPKVIEFNARFGDPETQVVLTRLESNLETIILDILEGREPDIKWSPEAVVGVVVASKGYPGQYDKGVRLSGIESLGNHVEVFHAGTQLNEEKQLVSNGGRVLVAAAKGKTVEEAIAKVYTHLDNQSLDHFFYRHDIGKKALKV encoded by the coding sequence AAGAGGCGGCCGTGAGCATGCCATTTGCAGAAAACTGAATGAAAGCAGCAGGGTAACCAAGGTTTTCTGTGCGCCAGGAAACGCAGGAATTGGAATGGATGCAGAGCTTATTTCCATTACAGAAAGTGACTTTCCGGCTATGATCTCTTTTGCAAAGGAAGAGCAAATCGATTTGACCATCGTAGGCCCCGAGGATCCTTTAACAGCAGGCATCGTGAACGCATTTGAAGAAGAGGGTCTTTGTATATTTGGCCCTACAAAAGAAGCGGCAATGATTGAAGGAAGCAAAGCCTTTGCAAAAGACCTCATGAAAGCCTACAACATCCCAACTGCTTCGTACCGTGTGTTTAATGATTTGTCTGCCGCAAAGGAGTATGTGGAGGCGTATGGCGTTCCCATTGTCATTAAAGCGGACGGCCTGGCAGCAGGCAAAGGCGTAACAGTCGCGTTTACTTTAGAAGAAGCGATAGCAGCTCTTGACGATATCATGGCCAGCGGAAAGTTTGGAGATGCGGCGGCAGAAGTCGTAATAGAAGAGTTTCTTGAGGGCGAAGAGTTTTCATTGATGGCTTTTGTAAAAGGAGAAAATGTATATCCAATGGTGATTGCACAGGATCATAAACGTGCCTTTGATGGAGATAAAGGCCCAAATACAGGCGGAATGGGTGCCTATTCTCCTGTGCCCCAGATTTCTGATGAAGCAGTCGCGTCTGCTGTAGATACAATCTTAAAGCCTGCAGCAAAAGCATTAAAGGAAGAAGGGAAAAGCTTTACAGGCATATTGTATGCAGGATTGATATTAACGAATGAGGGTCCTAAGGTTATAGAGTTCAATGCAAGATTTGGAGATCCAGAAACACAGGTGGTTCTTACAAGACTGGAATCTAATCTTGAAACCATCATCCTGGACATTCTTGAGGGAAGAGAGCCTGACATTAAATGGTCACCTGAGGCAGTTGTTGGCGTGGTAGTGGCATCAAAAGGATATCCAGGACAATATGATAAAGGCGTTCGTCTTTCCGGTATCGAATCTCTTGGTAATCACGTGGAAGTTTTTCACGCGGGTACTCAATTAAATGAGGAAAAGCAGCTTGTTTCAAACGGCGGCAGAGTCCTTGTGGCAGCAGCCAAAGGCAAAACGGTTGAGGAAGCAATCGCAAAGGTCTACACTCACCTGGATAATCAATCGCTTGACCACTTTTTCTACCGCCATGACATCGGTAAGAAGGCTTTAAAAGTATAG
- a CDS encoding YgaP family membrane protein, producing the protein MKITQNIGIINAMIRITCGLTVLAWSTSKLVKRPWRSSYLLMAMMGAMKVAEGIVRYCPLTALIQSADYQNGHNTNRNTHNDHASPDQQQNHTHTKEQKQNLDFSDF; encoded by the coding sequence ATGAAAATAACTCAAAATATTGGAATTATAAATGCGATGATTCGCATTACATGCGGACTAACCGTTCTTGCATGGTCTACTTCCAAACTTGTGAAAAGGCCATGGAGAAGTTCCTATCTGCTGATGGCAATGATGGGGGCCATGAAGGTAGCGGAAGGAATTGTCCGTTATTGTCCTTTGACAGCATTAATCCAGTCAGCCGATTACCAAAACGGACACAACACCAATAGAAATACTCACAATGATCATGCTAGCCCTGATCAACAACAAAACCATACTCATACTAAAGAACAAAAGCAAAATCTCGATTTCAGTGATTTTTAA
- a CDS encoding adenine deaminase C-terminal domain-containing protein → MLDQRYRWKNRQLREHVAVLNGKKSPTLLLKNARFLHSVLRQWIKGNIWIYEDRIVYAGEAVPMNLSQCEVVDCSAYTLVPGYIEPHVHPFQLYNPQTFARYASQTGTTTMINDNLMLVLQLGKKKAFSLLKELRRSPVTMFWWSRFDSQTELGTEETVFSHDEVKAWLEHDAVLQGGELTGWPKLLDGDDLMLHWIQEAKRMRKKIEGHFPGASEKTLAKMMVLGADCDHEAMTGEEVYNRLIQGYMVSLRHSSIRPDLPVLLQDMKKLGIDQYSSMFFTTDGSTPAYHEQGVLDMMIRIALDHGVPLIDAYHMASYNVANYYQISHIHGMIATGRVANINFLEDVQNPTPVSVLSKGKWLKRDGQEIDGQRSLDWKEHGFPPLNLQWDISMDDLQFSMPFGIEMINDVITKPYSVTFDLSVEELPENHDECFLVLMDRQGKWRINTMIKGFARNIGGLVSSFSTTGDILLIGKRKADIIAAFNRMKEIGGGIVLASRGEILHELPLTLAGLSSDKEMGILMEEEKEIKKLLGERGYQHNDPIYSLLFLSATHLPYVRITQRGMYDVMNKTVLFPSIMR, encoded by the coding sequence ATGTTAGACCAACGCTATCGATGGAAAAATAGGCAGCTGCGAGAGCATGTAGCCGTTTTAAATGGAAAAAAATCACCTACATTACTTTTAAAAAATGCCCGATTCCTGCACTCTGTGCTACGCCAATGGATTAAAGGGAACATTTGGATTTATGAAGACCGGATTGTATACGCAGGAGAAGCTGTACCGATGAATCTCTCGCAGTGTGAGGTTGTCGATTGTTCAGCCTATACCCTGGTACCTGGATACATAGAGCCCCATGTTCACCCGTTTCAATTATATAATCCCCAGACATTTGCCCGATATGCATCCCAAACCGGCACAACCACTATGATAAATGACAATCTTATGCTTGTTTTGCAATTAGGAAAAAAGAAAGCGTTTTCGTTGTTGAAAGAGCTGAGAAGGTCCCCTGTCACTATGTTTTGGTGGAGCCGATTTGATTCACAGACTGAGCTTGGAACAGAGGAAACGGTGTTTTCTCATGATGAAGTGAAAGCATGGCTGGAGCATGATGCAGTTCTCCAGGGAGGGGAATTGACCGGCTGGCCAAAGCTTTTAGATGGAGATGACCTAATGCTTCACTGGATACAGGAAGCAAAAAGGATGAGGAAAAAAATTGAAGGGCATTTTCCTGGAGCTTCTGAGAAAACGCTTGCAAAAATGATGGTGCTCGGAGCGGATTGTGATCATGAAGCCATGACTGGTGAAGAGGTATATAATCGATTAATTCAGGGCTATATGGTGTCGCTAAGGCATTCGTCCATCCGTCCGGATTTACCGGTCCTTCTTCAGGATATGAAAAAACTTGGGATAGATCAGTACAGCTCCATGTTTTTCACCACGGATGGCTCCACACCAGCCTATCATGAGCAGGGTGTTCTGGATATGATGATCAGGATTGCGCTTGACCATGGCGTTCCGTTGATAGATGCCTACCATATGGCTTCGTACAATGTAGCAAATTATTATCAAATTTCACATATTCACGGCATGATTGCGACTGGAAGGGTAGCCAATATCAATTTTTTAGAAGATGTACAAAATCCTACTCCTGTTTCTGTCCTGTCAAAGGGAAAATGGCTGAAAAGAGATGGGCAAGAAATAGATGGGCAAAGGAGTCTTGATTGGAAGGAACATGGATTCCCTCCTTTGAATTTACAGTGGGATATCAGTATGGATGACCTTCAATTTTCGATGCCATTTGGGATTGAGATGATTAATGATGTAATCACAAAGCCCTATTCAGTGACCTTTGACCTTTCCGTTGAAGAACTGCCGGAGAATCATGATGAATGTTTTCTTGTATTGATGGACCGGCAGGGTAAATGGCGAATTAATACGATGATTAAGGGATTTGCCCGCAACATTGGTGGACTTGTTTCATCTTTTTCCACAACTGGAGATATTCTGTTGATCGGAAAGAGAAAGGCAGATATTATAGCGGCCTTTAATAGAATGAAGGAAATTGGTGGAGGCATTGTATTAGCAAGCCGAGGAGAAATTCTGCATGAGCTGCCTTTAACATTAGCCGGCTTGTCGTCTGATAAAGAGATGGGAATTCTTATGGAAGAAGAAAAAGAAATTAAAAAGCTGCTTGGTGAAAGAGGCTATCAGCACAATGACCCTATCTACTCTCTTTTGTTTTTGTCTGCCACGCATCTACCATATGTAAGGATTACACAGCGGGGCATGTATGATGTGATGAATAAAACTGTACTCTTCCCGTCAATAATGCGTTAA